The Antennarius striatus isolate MH-2024 chromosome 23, ASM4005453v1, whole genome shotgun sequence genome has a segment encoding these proteins:
- the LOC137590540 gene encoding uncharacterized protein, with protein sequence MSVLYVLLVLLSRARGAVISINRGHNATLPCFFYSANYLGWYKQSAGGQPQIISSYYKYLPKSNVFHNQFIHDKRLSLNTGEGFYHLKISNVQDSDSAMYYCGRTSITVTEFYTGIFLLIKESSQTSLIQQQVPSYLKPGESTTLNCTVHSGTSDGGYSVYWFKENSRKSDLGIMYIHTQSSTQCLKDTEYPQRCVYSLPKTNVSQSDSGTYYCAVASCGEILFGKGMRLDVGGSNDDSFLNPIFSIPLVAALLVSLILNIMLISILFKMSRKVCHSQEYLETCSALLRRDDERYQNEDTLYYPTLNASLRKRSGQKDHTWTECVYNNGKQ encoded by the exons ATGTCCGTGTTGTATGTGCTGTTGGTTCTTCTCTCTAGAGCCC GCGGTGCTGTGATTTCTATCAACCGAGGACACAATGCAACTTtgccatgttttttttacagtgccAATTATCTGGGTTGGTATAAGCAGAGCGCAGGAGGACAACCTCAAATAATATCTTCTTACTACAAATATCTACCCAAATCCAACGTATTCCACAACCAGTTTATACATGACAAACGTCTTTCGCTTAATACGGGAGAAGGTTTCTATCATTTGAAAATTTCAAATGTCCAAGACTCCGATTCAGCCATGTATTACTGTGGACGCACCAGTATTACAGTCACTGAATTTTATACTGGAATATTTTTGCTCATAAAAG agtCCAGTCAAACATCTCTGATCCAGCAGCAGGTCCCTAGCTATTTAAAGCCAGGAGAATCAACAACTCTGAACTGCACAGTGCATTCTGGAACAAGTGATGGAGGATACAGTGTTTACTGGTTCAAAGAGAATTCAAGAAAGTCAGATTTAGGAATCatgtacattcacacacagagcagCACTCAGTGTTTAAAGGACACTGAGTATCCTCAGCGATGTGTGTACAGTTTACCAAAGACAAATGTGAGTCAGTCGGATTCTGGAACGTACTACTGCGCTGTGGCTTCATGTGGAGAGATACTGTTTGGAAAAGGAATGAGATTGGATGTGGGAG GGAGCAATGATGACAGTTTCCTCAATCCCATTTTCTCCATTCCACTAGTGGCAGCTCTGCTTGTCTCTCTCATCTTGAACATTATGCTAATAAGCATCCTCTTTAAAATGTCCAGAAAAGTGTGTCATTCTCAAG AGTATCTGGAAACATGTTCAGCTCTACTCAGAAGAGATGATGAG CGTTACCAAAATGAAGACACCCTGTATTACCCCACTTTAAATGCCAGCCTTCGTAAGAGATCAGGACAGAAGGATCACACCTGGACTGAATGTGTGTACAACAATGGAAAGCAGTAG
- the LOC137590499 gene encoding uncharacterized protein isoform X2 yields MTSPMFVLYLACLFMRKNAQMTDQSLPVHQDGGIVSAKLGDSITLRCFHKSDMVVIYSWYKQTLSQKLQRISTIYMSTTYTFHSEFTNNPRFTIMNENSHTDLKISDIQVSDSATYHCASSLSDQFEFLAVFTLIVKGSGLNIPVLVHQSVSVTMQPAILMPLNCTVQTGMNDGKHSFYWFNNREESHPGLIYTHGRRNDSCNSKVNKQTCTCVYNMPTENQSSSQSRTCAVASCGQILLKKGAELDSDDSLVLVYFLSGTLAFITIPNIFLAFLVCIFKKRINCKCRDSQVRFLVASMNNAEGSTKEDNLHYATVTLEKTRRTRRQRHNREEECVYSTIQQ; encoded by the exons ATGACATCTccaatgtttgttttgtatttggCATGTTTGTTCATGAGAAAAAATG CCCAGATGACTGATCAGTCCTTACCTGTCCATCAGGATGGTGGTATTGTATCTGCTAAACTTGGTGACAGCATAACTTTGCGATGTTTTCATAAGTCTGATATGGTTGTCATTTATTCCTGGTATAAACAAACTCTGAGCCAAAAACTACAACGCATCTCAACCATATATATGTCTACAACATATACTTTTCATTCTGAATTTACCAACAATCCACGCTTcacaataatgaatgaaaatagtCACACTGATCTCAAAATTTCAGATATACAGGTTTCAGACTCAGCTACTTACCACTGCGCAAGTAGTCTTTCAGACCAATTTGAATTTTTGGCAGTTTTCACTCTCATTGTAAAGGGATCAGGTTTGAACATTCCAGTTCTGGTCCATCAGTCAGTTTCTGTGACCATGCAGCCAGCAATCCTCATGCCTCTAAACTGTACAGTCCAAACTGGGATGAATGATGGAAAACACAGTTTTTACTGGTTCAACAACAGAGAAGAATCTCATCCAGGACTCATTTACACCCATGGACGAAGAAATGATTCCTGTAATAGCAAAGTCAACAAACAGACATGCACCTGTGTCTACAACATGCCAACAGAGAACCAGAGTTCTTCTCAATCTAGGACCTGCGCGGTTGCTTCATGCGGACAGATTTTGCTTAAAAAAGGGGCAGAACTGGACTCTGATG aCTCACTTGTCTTGGTGTATTTTCTGAGTGGAACATTGGCATTTATTACCATACCAAACATTTTCCTGGCTTTCTTAGTGTGCATCTTCAAGAAGAGAATCAACTGCAAATGTAGAG ATTCTCAAGTGAGATTTTTGGTTGCTTCCATGAACAATGCAGAG GGTAGCACAAAAGAGGATAATCTACATTATGCAACTGTAACTttagaaaaaacaagaagaacaagacgACAGAGACAcaacagagaagaagaatgtgTGTACTCTACTATACAGCAATAA
- the LOC137590499 gene encoding uncharacterized protein isoform X1, with translation MTSPMFVLYLACLFMRKNAQMTDQSLPVHQDGGIVSAKLGDSITLRCFHKSDMVVIYSWYKQTLSQKLQRISTIYMSTTYTFHSEFTNNPRFTIMNENSHTDLKISDIQVSDSATYHCASSLSDQFEFLAVFTLIVKGSGLNIPVLVHQSVSVTMQPAILMPLNCTVQTGMNDGKHSFYWFNNREESHPGLIYTHGRRNDSCNSKVNKQTCTCVYNMPTENQSSSQSRTCAVASCGQILLKKGAELDSDDSLVLVYFLSGTLAFITIPNIFLAFLVCIFKKRINCKCRGKEHCFCLKYEISEYETADSQHKNYFSDSQVRFLVASMNNAEGSTKEDNLHYATVTLEKTRRTRRQRHNREEECVYSTIQQ, from the exons ATGACATCTccaatgtttgttttgtatttggCATGTTTGTTCATGAGAAAAAATG CCCAGATGACTGATCAGTCCTTACCTGTCCATCAGGATGGTGGTATTGTATCTGCTAAACTTGGTGACAGCATAACTTTGCGATGTTTTCATAAGTCTGATATGGTTGTCATTTATTCCTGGTATAAACAAACTCTGAGCCAAAAACTACAACGCATCTCAACCATATATATGTCTACAACATATACTTTTCATTCTGAATTTACCAACAATCCACGCTTcacaataatgaatgaaaatagtCACACTGATCTCAAAATTTCAGATATACAGGTTTCAGACTCAGCTACTTACCACTGCGCAAGTAGTCTTTCAGACCAATTTGAATTTTTGGCAGTTTTCACTCTCATTGTAAAGGGATCAGGTTTGAACATTCCAGTTCTGGTCCATCAGTCAGTTTCTGTGACCATGCAGCCAGCAATCCTCATGCCTCTAAACTGTACAGTCCAAACTGGGATGAATGATGGAAAACACAGTTTTTACTGGTTCAACAACAGAGAAGAATCTCATCCAGGACTCATTTACACCCATGGACGAAGAAATGATTCCTGTAATAGCAAAGTCAACAAACAGACATGCACCTGTGTCTACAACATGCCAACAGAGAACCAGAGTTCTTCTCAATCTAGGACCTGCGCGGTTGCTTCATGCGGACAGATTTTGCTTAAAAAAGGGGCAGAACTGGACTCTGATG aCTCACTTGTCTTGGTGTATTTTCTGAGTGGAACATTGGCATTTATTACCATACCAAACATTTTCCTGGCTTTCTTAGTGTGCATCTTCAAGAAGAGAATCAACTGCAAATGTAGAGGTAAAGAGCActgtttctgtttaaaatatgaaatatctGAATATGAGACAGCAGACTCACAGCATAAAAATTACTTTTCAGATTCTCAAGTGAGATTTTTGGTTGCTTCCATGAACAATGCAGAG GGTAGCACAAAAGAGGATAATCTACATTATGCAACTGTAACTttagaaaaaacaagaagaacaagacgACAGAGACAcaacagagaagaagaatgtgTGTACTCTACTATACAGCAATAA